The genomic region CCCAAGCAGGACCACGTCAGCAAGCTGCTGGTGGACTACGCGCTGTCCGGCGCCAAAGTGGTGCGGCTCAAATCCGGCGACTCGGGTGTGTTTGGCCGCCTTGAGGAAGAAATCACCGCCCTGCGCGCTGCGGGTATCGGCTACGAGATCATCCCCGGCGTCACCGCCGCCTCGGCAGCCGCTGCCGCCGCTGGCATTCCGCTGACCCGCCGCCTGACCGCGCGGCGCTTGCAGTACATTACCGGCCATGATGTGACGGGTGAGCTGCCGGACGACTTGAACCTGACCGCGCTGGCCGACCCAAATGCCACCACCGTGGTCTATATGGGCAAACGCACCTTTGCGGCGCTGGCGGAACTGCTGATAACCCACGGGTTACCGCCTGAAACCCCGGCCATGTTGGCGATGGCAGTCTCTACCCCGGATCAACAACTGTCGCATCACACGGTTGGCGAA from Parasedimentitalea psychrophila harbors:
- the cobA gene encoding uroporphyrinogen-III C-methyltransferase, with protein sequence MSGFVSFVSSGPGDPDLLTVKAVKRLEAADAVLFDDLSSGPILNCARDDADLVGVGKRAGRPSPKQDHVSKLLVDYALSGAKVVRLKSGDSGVFGRLEEEITALRAAGIGYEIIPGVTAASAAAAAAGIPLTRRLTARRLQYITGHDVTGELPDDLNLTALADPNATTVVYMGKRTFAALAELLITHGLPPETPAMLAMAVSTPDQQLSHHTVGELPKLLRELKTTAPVLILYGPLAEPE